A genomic segment from Trichocoleus sp. encodes:
- a CDS encoding M24 family metallopeptidase, whose protein sequence is MITTTPTAQLTARSAEIDHKLRLMREALHETGAAGIRLRGTDWFTWATGGGSHTVLLAAETGIADVLVTADRAYLLTNEIEAQRLRDEELSGNSFQVQAIPWADTEQQEAFVRDIAGDKVISDRPTLNESPLPNSLIQQKRILLPSEIDRYREVGRLASEAMTEAITQAQPDWTEYQLAGAGAKSLWSRGLYPGLILLAGERRLPIYRHAIATAEPIGRAAMMVFCARGFGLYANLTRFIYFGKLSEQQRSLHQQVREVEAAGLDQCQPNVPLNQIYERLKQAYEQQGHPEAIRQHHQGGTTGYLSREIVATPTTIDPLAANMAVAWNPSLPGAKIEDTFLIHADGNLENLTFDPNWSSTEVNGRSRPLPLEQS, encoded by the coding sequence ATGATCACAACGACGCCAACGGCTCAACTGACTGCCAGATCTGCTGAAATCGATCACAAGCTGCGGCTCATGCGCGAAGCGTTGCACGAAACGGGTGCAGCCGGAATTCGCTTGCGGGGTACAGATTGGTTTACCTGGGCAACGGGTGGCGGTTCGCATACCGTTTTATTGGCAGCCGAAACTGGAATTGCGGACGTGCTTGTCACAGCCGATCGCGCCTACCTCTTAACCAACGAAATTGAGGCGCAGCGTTTACGGGATGAGGAATTATCTGGAAATAGTTTTCAAGTTCAGGCAATTCCCTGGGCAGATACAGAACAGCAGGAAGCATTTGTCCGAGACATTGCTGGGGATAAGGTCATTAGCGATCGCCCCACATTAAACGAATCTCCTTTACCCAATTCGCTGATTCAGCAAAAGCGGATCTTGTTGCCCAGTGAAATCGATCGCTACCGTGAGGTGGGTCGGCTTGCCAGCGAAGCCATGACTGAAGCAATCACTCAAGCTCAGCCAGATTGGACAGAATATCAGCTTGCTGGAGCAGGTGCAAAATCGCTTTGGTCAAGAGGCTTATATCCTGGCTTAATTTTATTGGCAGGTGAACGTCGCTTACCGATCTATCGTCATGCCATTGCTACGGCAGAGCCGATCGGACGAGCTGCAATGATGGTATTTTGTGCGCGAGGTTTTGGGCTGTATGCCAACCTGACCCGATTTATTTACTTTGGCAAACTCTCAGAACAGCAGCGATCGTTACATCAGCAAGTCCGCGAAGTCGAAGCTGCCGGATTAGATCAATGCCAGCCCAACGTTCCCTTAAATCAGATCTATGAGCGGCTAAAACAAGCATACGAGCAACAGGGACACCCGGAAGCCATTCGCCAACATCACCAGGGTGGCACAACCGGATATCTGTCGCGCGAAATCGTTGCCACTCCCACAACGATCGATCCTCTCGCCGCAAATATGGCGGTTGCCTGGAATCCCAGCCTGCCCGGAGCCAAAATTGAAGACACCTTCCTCATCCATGCGGACGGCAACCTGGAGAACTTGACATTCGATCCGAACTGGTCGAGCACTGAAGTCAACGGGCGATCGCGACCCCTTCCCCTGGAGCAATCTTGA
- the galK gene encoding galactokinase — translation MVTFSQIFNAAPEIEAHAPGRVNLLGEHTDYNDGFVLPTAIPQQTIVQLGLSPNNKFHFYSQDLEEQVDWEISEPTPSGFAQYLIGCIRSLEPFGIDIPPLNVFVASEVPIGSGLSSSAALEVAMLRGLRSLFQLDLDDVQIAQLGQQAEIHYAGVQCGIMDQMASSLADTEHLLFLDTRSLDRQILPLPSDAEILVIDSGIPRTLAGSGYNQRRAECEAAAQQLGVKALRDISDPKAVESLAEPLRRRARHVITEDNRVLEAKQGISAEQFGTLMNASHASLRDDYEVSVEGLDHLVAILQSTPGVFGARLTGAGFGGACVALVKSGQAAAIASIVLEKYQQTNHTGKILVPVMNGAA, via the coding sequence ATGGTTACCTTTTCCCAGATCTTCAACGCTGCCCCTGAAATCGAAGCCCATGCCCCTGGACGGGTCAATTTATTAGGCGAACATACCGACTACAACGATGGGTTTGTGCTGCCAACTGCCATTCCGCAGCAGACCATCGTTCAGCTTGGATTAAGCCCAAACAACAAATTTCACTTTTATTCACAAGATTTGGAAGAACAGGTAGATTGGGAAATTTCTGAACCCACTCCAAGCGGATTTGCCCAATATCTAATTGGCTGTATTCGATCGCTTGAACCCTTTGGAATTGATATCCCTCCTCTGAATGTATTTGTTGCTTCAGAAGTACCCATTGGCTCCGGGCTTTCCAGCAGTGCAGCGTTAGAAGTGGCAATGTTGCGTGGATTGCGATCGTTATTCCAGCTTGATTTAGACGATGTGCAAATTGCTCAATTGGGGCAACAAGCAGAGATCCACTATGCTGGCGTGCAGTGCGGCATTATGGATCAAATGGCATCTAGCCTGGCAGATACAGAACATTTGCTATTTTTAGACACGCGCAGCCTCGATCGCCAGATTCTTCCACTCCCCAGCGATGCAGAAATTTTAGTGATCGATAGCGGTATTCCTCGCACTTTGGCGGGCAGTGGTTACAATCAACGACGCGCCGAATGTGAAGCAGCAGCCCAACAGCTAGGAGTAAAAGCATTACGCGATATCAGCGATCCAAAAGCCGTCGAATCTTTGGCTGAGCCGTTAAGACGCAGAGCACGCCATGTGATTACAGAAGACAATCGCGTTTTAGAAGCGAAGCAAGGCATCTCTGCAGAACAATTTGGCACTTTAATGAACGCTTCTCATGCCAGCCTGCGCGATGATTATGAAGTATCAGTCGAGGGATTGGATCATCTGGTTGCGATCCTCCAATCAACACCCGGCGTATTTGGCGCAAGACTCACCGGAGCTGGATTTGGGGGCGCTTGTGTCGCCTTAGTGAAATCTGGGCAAGCTGCTGCGATCGCATCGATCGTTTTGGAAAAATACCAGCAAACAAATCACACAGGCAAGATTTTAGTCCCTGTCATGAATGGTGCGGCATAG
- a CDS encoding DUF4388 domain-containing protein yields the protein MAVTGYLAEFSLAELFQFLEQGNKVGLLTICTLADANSEGNSNHYIWFNQGRIMAAASALDQQGLLRLISQRRWLGDRAASRLAQSCKVNTPLGLCLKSQGLLNAEQLKLLFYTQVMQQVCALFMLKDGWFQFDVKAPLPMSEMTGLNASATEVTLAGLRALKDWSALDDKLPEPTSALVSVTEGKPQQRLNQSEWQMWEFVNGSISLHAIAQQLQLPIAKVQQLAFRLIVSGVAAEMPLVASQAITELEPIESIATQTESAQVSHSFLQNLVGFLKGKI from the coding sequence ATGGCAGTCACAGGGTATTTAGCAGAGTTTTCCTTAGCAGAACTCTTCCAATTTCTGGAGCAGGGTAACAAAGTTGGATTGCTAACGATTTGCACATTAGCAGATGCAAATTCGGAGGGCAACAGCAATCATTATATTTGGTTTAATCAAGGTCGCATTATGGCTGCTGCCAGCGCGCTTGATCAGCAAGGGTTGCTAAGGCTAATTAGCCAAAGACGATGGTTAGGCGATCGAGCGGCATCGCGTTTAGCGCAGTCTTGCAAGGTAAACACTCCTCTGGGCTTATGCCTTAAATCTCAGGGTCTATTGAATGCTGAGCAGCTCAAGCTCTTGTTTTATACCCAGGTCATGCAGCAGGTCTGTGCGTTATTTATGCTTAAGGATGGGTGGTTTCAGTTTGATGTTAAAGCCCCTCTCCCGATGTCCGAAATGACAGGTTTAAATGCGTCTGCAACTGAGGTAACACTGGCAGGATTGCGTGCCTTGAAAGACTGGTCTGCATTAGATGATAAGCTACCAGAACCTACTTCCGCGCTGGTGAGTGTAACTGAAGGTAAACCCCAACAACGGTTAAATCAATCAGAGTGGCAGATGTGGGAGTTTGTCAACGGATCTATTTCGCTCCATGCCATTGCTCAGCAACTGCAATTACCGATCGCCAAAGTTCAACAACTTGCCTTTCGTTTAATTGTCTCAGGAGTTGCAGCAGAAATGCCGTTGGTAGCATCCCAAGCAATTACTGAACTTGAACCAATCGAGTCAATTGCAACTCAAACTGAATCGGCACAGGTCAGTCATTCCTTTCTCCAAAATCTTGTTGGATTTCTAAAAGGTAAGATCTGA
- a CDS encoding ATP/GTP-binding protein yields the protein MEIMRLVVTGPVGAGKSTFIRSVSEIEVVDTDRQATDETLLLKKKTTVALDFGRLQFTPDMALHLYGTPGQSRFDFMWDILIRKAHAYVLLVAAHRPGEFRYARRILMFMKQRSTVPMIIGLTHVDCPNAWESANIGVALGYPNPFECPPIISVNPTEAASVAKTIIKLIEHSAKECLV from the coding sequence ATGGAAATTATGCGTTTGGTTGTAACTGGACCTGTTGGTGCCGGAAAGTCTACCTTTATCCGCTCAGTTAGTGAAATTGAAGTTGTGGACACCGATCGTCAAGCAACTGATGAGACACTTCTGCTAAAGAAGAAAACAACCGTTGCCCTTGATTTTGGACGACTTCAATTTACCCCTGATATGGCGCTGCATCTTTATGGGACACCAGGTCAGTCCCGGTTTGACTTCATGTGGGATATTTTGATTCGTAAAGCTCATGCCTATGTCTTGCTAGTTGCGGCTCATCGTCCTGGTGAGTTTCGCTATGCTCGCCGCATTCTCATGTTTATGAAACAGCGATCGACTGTTCCCATGATCATTGGCTTGACACATGTTGATTGCCCAAATGCCTGGGAAAGTGCCAATATTGGCGTTGCTCTTGGCTATCCCAATCCCTTTGAATGTCCTCCAATTATCAGTGTTAACCCAACTGAAGCAGCTTCCGTTGCAAAAACTATCATTAAACTGATTGAACACTCCGCTAAGGAATGCCTGGTGTAG